One window from the genome of Dioscorea cayenensis subsp. rotundata cultivar TDr96_F1 chromosome 3, TDr96_F1_v2_PseudoChromosome.rev07_lg8_w22 25.fasta, whole genome shotgun sequence encodes:
- the LOC120249607 gene encoding uncharacterized protein LOC120249607 has product MPLLLFLFLCLSSLPFLSLAAVPAIIVFGDSTVDTGNNNAIPTLLKSNFMPYGRDFLGKPYPTGRFSNGRLASDFYAEAFGLGPIVPAYLDPAYTMNDFASAVCFASAGTGLDNATSDVLVSSPILHAHQVFVLLLQWVLFVLMRLLTARHAACHSCACRVADCCLRHEVMLSMWVRAKQGSLSLGKQHDHKSNSEGPLGKLHADCVKRRTFRLRIGESHGDDGIRFLATNFQPYNTHEAASEPESL; this is encoded by the exons atgcctctcctcctcttcctcttcctatGCCTCTCCTCTTTACCTTTCCTCTCCCTCGCCGCCGTTCCAGCAATCATCGTCTTCGGCGACTCCACAGTCGACACGGGCAACAACAACGCCATCCCCACGCTCCTCAAGAGCAACTTCATGCCTTACGGCCGTGACTTCCTCGGCAAACCCTACCCCACTGGCCGATTCAGCAACGGCCGCCTCGCCAGCGACTTCTACGCCGAGGCCTTCGGCCTCGGCCCTATTGTTCCTGCCTATCTCGATCCTGCCTATACGATGAATGACTTCGCCTCCGCCGTTTGCTTCGCCTCCGCCGGCACCGGCCTTGACAACGCCACCTCCGACGTGCTGGTGAGTTCTCCGATCCTTCATGCCCATCAGGTGTTTGTGCTTTTGCTTCAatgggttttgtttgttttaatgcGCCTACTCACTGCGCGTCATGCTGCTTGCCACAGCTGCGCGTGCAGAGTGGCGGATTGCTGTCTCA GACATGAGGTGATGTTGAGCATGTGGGTGCGTGCCAAGCAGGGTTCTTTGAGCTTGG GTAAACAGCatgatcacaaatcaaattctGAAGGGCCTTTGGGTAAACTTCATGCTGACTGTGTGAAGCGTAGGACTTTCCGACTTAGG ATTGGAGAAAGCCATGGTGATGATGGTATACGGTTCCTCGCCACCAACTTCCAGCCCTACAATACCCATGAGGCTGCCAGCGAGCCAGAGTCTCTCTAG